In Lacerta agilis isolate rLacAgi1 chromosome 1, rLacAgi1.pri, whole genome shotgun sequence, the following proteins share a genomic window:
- the LOC117058072 gene encoding testis-specific serine/threonine-protein kinase 6-like, which produces MSKSSGGDRWLSELGYKLGQTLGEGSYSKVRVATSAKYKGPLAIKVVDRRRAPPDFVHKFLPRELSILRAIRHPNIVRVFEFIEVCNGKLYIVMEAASTDLLQLVQQLGKLPCVPDARDIFVQVVAAVRYLHDRNLVHRDLKCENVLLTADGRRAKLTDFGFGRESRGYPDLSTTYCGSAAYASPEVLLGIPYDPKKYDVWSLGVVLYVMVTGCMPFDDTHIHSMPRRQKKGVFYPDGLGPLPEACKALIALLLQFSPASRPGVGQVAKNTWLKGALLNKDTSRSLNSRID; this is translated from the coding sequence ATGTCGAAGAGTTCTGGAGGGGACAGGTGGCTAAGTGAGCTTGGCTACAAGCTGGGCCAAACACTGGGGGAGGGGAGCTATTCTAAGGTGAGAGTAGCCACCTCAGCCAAGTACAAGGGGCCACTAGCCATCAAGGTGGTAGACCGACGCCGGGCACCCCCCGATTTCGTCCACAAGTTTCTCCCGCGAGAGCTGTCTATCTTACGAGCCATCCGCCACCCGAACATTGTGCGCGTCTTTGAGTTCATCGAAGTCTGCAATGGGAAGCTCTACATCGTGATGGAAGCCGCTTCCACTGAcctgctgcagctggtgcaacagCTGGGGAAGCTGCCCTGCGTCCCAGACGCCCGGGACATCTTCGTCCAGGTAGTGGCTGCCGTGCGCTACTTGCACGACCGGAACTTGGTGCACCGGGACCTCAAGTGCGAGAACGTGCTGCTCACCGCCGACGGGCGCCGAGCAAAGCTGACCGACTTTGGCTTTGGCAGGGAGTCCCGCGGCTATCCAGACTTGAGCACCACCTATTGCGGATCGGCTGCCTATGCCTCCCCTGAGGTACTGCTGGGCATCCCCTATGACCCCAAGAAATATGATGTTTGGAGCCTGGGGGTCGTCCTTTATGTGATGGTGACTGGCTGCATGCCCTTTGATGACACCCACATCCACAGCATGCCGCGCCGACAAAAGAAGGGGGTGTTCTACCCAGACGGCCTGGGCCCGTTGCCCGAGGCCTGCAAAGCCCTCATCGCCCTACTGCTTCAGTTCAGCCCAGCCTCTCGGCCTGGAGTGGGGCAGGTGGCGAAAAACACCTGGCTGAAAGGAGCCCTCTTAAACAAAGACACTTCCAGATCGCTCAACAGTAGGATTGATTAA